In Stigmatopora argus isolate UIUO_Sarg chromosome 17, RoL_Sarg_1.0, whole genome shotgun sequence, the following are encoded in one genomic region:
- the LOC144092094 gene encoding uncharacterized protein LOC144092094, whose protein sequence is MGLLWEYYFVYLGDGGHFEVGQEGDGCFWAWHEDDRSHAGDIPACRSLVPVLTSRSLVPVPTSRSLVPVPTSRSLVPGSDEPLTSARRSAPLPCSRSGAQLPYSHSGTLLSCSQCLACAAVPAARFCALVRAPRFCAAVPAPRFCVPRFCAPILAPRFYVPDGSDPLSGDPDSGDPVGAGPNSGGDPVGGGPNGGGVDCEAECRDPHGDSDNKAKGGDTLSDGDYRAEGGDIHGENEAITLKTFRSRRPFG, encoded by the coding sequence GTCTTTTGTGGGAGTattactttgtttaccttggtgacggcggccattttgaggtGGGGCAGGAGGGTGACGGCTGTTTTTGGGCATGGCACGAGGATGACCGCTCTCATGCAGGTGACATTCCGGCGTGCCGCTCACTAGTTCCCGTCCTGACGAGCCGCTCACTAGTGCCCGTCCCGACGAGCCGCTCACTAGTGCCCGTCCCGACGAGCCGCTCACTAGTGCCCGGTTCCGATGAGCCGCTCACTAGTGCCAGGCGCAGCGCCCCGCTCCCGTGTTCGCGTTCCGGCGCCCAGCTCCCGTATTCCCATTCCGGCACCCTGCTCTCGTGTTCCCAGTGCCTCGCTTGTGCGGCCGTTCCGGCGGCCCGATTTTGTGCACTCGTCCGGGCGCCCCGCTTTTGTGCGGCCGTCCCGGCACCCCGCTTCTGTGTGCCCCGCTTTTGTGCGCCCATTCTGGCACCCCGCTTTTATGTGCCCGACGGCAGCGATCCTCTTTCCGGGGACCCCGACAGCGGCGATCCTGTTGGCGCGGGCCCCAACAGCGGCGGCGATCCTGTTGGCGGGGGCCCCAACGGTGGCGGCGTGGACTGCGAGGCCGAGTGCCGAGATCCCCACGGCGACAGCGACAACAAGGCCAAAGGTGGAGACACCCTCAGCGACGGTGACTATAGGGCCGAGGGCGGAGACATCCACGGCGAGAACGAGGCAATCACCCTTAAGACTTTTCGGTCGAGGCGACCTTTTGGGTGA